In Rissa tridactyla isolate bRisTri1 chromosome 2, bRisTri1.patW.cur.20221130, whole genome shotgun sequence, a single window of DNA contains:
- the CDV3 gene encoding protein CDV3 homolog isoform X3, translating into MQISEKEDDESEKREEPGDNWEETGGGIDRSSGPWNKSAPAPAPVVEPIVTETPEPVQTGGVYRPPGAREGGRPRRAQQGPPEIYSDTQFPSLQSTAKLVDSRKDKEMEKSFEVVKHKTRGRDEVSKNQALKLQLDNQYAVLGDQ; encoded by the exons ATGCAAATAAG TGAAAAAGAAGATGACgaaagtgaaaaaagagaagaaccCGGTGACAACTGGGAGGAGACTGGTGGTGGTATAGACAGATCATCTGGTCCTTGGAACAAGTCAGCTCCTGCACCAGCACCTGTCGTTGAACCAATTG TTACAGAAACCCCAGAACCAGTTCAGACTGGTGGTGTGTACAGGCCGCCTGGCGCCAGGGAGGGCGGCAGACCACGGAGAGCACAGCAAGGACCACCAGAAATCTATAGTGATACGCAGTTTCCATCACTGCAGTCCACCGCCAAGCTTGTAGACAGTCGAAA GGATAAAGAAATGGAGAAGAGCTTTGAAGTAGTAAAACACAAAACTAGAGGTAGGGATGAGGTCTCAAAAAACCAGGCACTTAAACTTCAGCTAGACAACCAGTATGCTGTGCTTGGGGATCAGTAG
- the CDV3 gene encoding protein CDV3 homolog isoform X1: MAETEERSLDDFFAKRDKKKRKEKSSRGAAAASGASNAASNAAGAAAAAGGNRPADGSGSGAAASTAGSAKTTTKEEDDWKEFEQKEEIDYSGLRVQSMQISEKEDDESEKREEPGDNWEETGGGIDRSSGPWNKSAPAPAPVVEPIVTETPEPVQTGGVYRPPGAREGGRPRRAQQGPPEIYSDTQFPSLQSTAKLVDSRKDKEMEKSFEVVKHKTRGRDEVSKNQALKLQLDNQYAVLGDQ, from the exons ATGGCGGAGACGGAGGAGCGGAGCCTCGACGACTTCTTCGCCAAGCGGGACAAGAAGAAGCGGAAGGAGAAGAGCAGCcgaggggccgccgccgcctccggcgCCTCCAACGCCGCCTCTAAcgccgcgggggcggccgcggcggccgGCGGAAACCGTCCGGCTGACGGCAGCGGCTCCGGGGCCGCCGCCTCCACCGCCGGCTCCGCCAAAACGACGACCAAG GAAGAGGATGATTGGAAGGAGTTtgagcaaaaggaagaaattgaTTATAGTGGTCTTAGAGTTCAGTCCATGCAAATAAG TGAAAAAGAAGATGACgaaagtgaaaaaagagaagaaccCGGTGACAACTGGGAGGAGACTGGTGGTGGTATAGACAGATCATCTGGTCCTTGGAACAAGTCAGCTCCTGCACCAGCACCTGTCGTTGAACCAATTG TTACAGAAACCCCAGAACCAGTTCAGACTGGTGGTGTGTACAGGCCGCCTGGCGCCAGGGAGGGCGGCAGACCACGGAGAGCACAGCAAGGACCACCAGAAATCTATAGTGATACGCAGTTTCCATCACTGCAGTCCACCGCCAAGCTTGTAGACAGTCGAAA GGATAAAGAAATGGAGAAGAGCTTTGAAGTAGTAAAACACAAAACTAGAGGTAGGGATGAGGTCTCAAAAAACCAGGCACTTAAACTTCAGCTAGACAACCAGTATGCTGTGCTTGGGGATCAGTAG
- the CDV3 gene encoding protein CDV3 homolog isoform X2, whose translation MAETEERSLDDFFAKRDKKKRKEKSSRGAAAASGASNAASNAAGAAAAAGGNRPADGSGSGAAASTAGSAKTTTKEEDDWKEFEQKEEIDYSGLRVQSMQISEKEDDESEKREEPGDNWEETGGGIDRSSGPWNKSAPAPAPVVEPIVTETPEPVQTGGVYRPPGAREGGRPRRAQQGPPEIYSDTQFPSLQSTAKLVDSRKY comes from the exons ATGGCGGAGACGGAGGAGCGGAGCCTCGACGACTTCTTCGCCAAGCGGGACAAGAAGAAGCGGAAGGAGAAGAGCAGCcgaggggccgccgccgcctccggcgCCTCCAACGCCGCCTCTAAcgccgcgggggcggccgcggcggccgGCGGAAACCGTCCGGCTGACGGCAGCGGCTCCGGGGCCGCCGCCTCCACCGCCGGCTCCGCCAAAACGACGACCAAG GAAGAGGATGATTGGAAGGAGTTtgagcaaaaggaagaaattgaTTATAGTGGTCTTAGAGTTCAGTCCATGCAAATAAG TGAAAAAGAAGATGACgaaagtgaaaaaagagaagaaccCGGTGACAACTGGGAGGAGACTGGTGGTGGTATAGACAGATCATCTGGTCCTTGGAACAAGTCAGCTCCTGCACCAGCACCTGTCGTTGAACCAATTG TTACAGAAACCCCAGAACCAGTTCAGACTGGTGGTGTGTACAGGCCGCCTGGCGCCAGGGAGGGCGGCAGACCACGGAGAGCACAGCAAGGACCACCAGAAATCTATAGTGATACGCAGTTTCCATCACTGCAGTCCACCGCCAAGCTTGTAGACAGTCGAAA ATACTGA
- the BFSP2 gene encoding phakinin produces the protein MPLPRRRSSFLGQQPSSSAAEGSGPPGRRVSTGGGGSLSRPPGVYVGTVPTGGLSSLGTRVSRRALGISSVFLQGLRSSSAAVPLAPGLEKARGLSYESLNICLVEYIEKVRALEQVNQELEEHIRVYLDKKAASVGSWGALRENWEAIYHQVSYLSQELTGPHQRRKTTLWELRTARRGHEQQVFLGSLKRMTLKRTADTESRIGTAYVGEAVLENARLMLHTENIQACAEDFKDRYENEQPFRKAVEDEINSLYKVIDDANLTKMDLESQIESMKEELTLLSKNHEEDVKVLYKQLAGSQLEELDVPLGSGLDDILEKIRIHWERDIEKNRAETGTLLRTKQQAETIAAVRTQEEELVEGLRTEFHETACKIQSLQAETESLRTLKRGLENSLYDAKHWHDIELQNLGSVISKLEAEMGEIKVETEQQQRDRENLLTSKQQLEKDIAAYHCLLDGEQSS, from the exons atgCCCTTGCCGAGGCGACGGTCGTCCTTCTTGGGGCAGCAGCCCTCCTCCTCGGCGGCCGAGGGCTCGGGACCGCCCGGCCGCCGGGTGAGCACCGGGGGCGGAGGGAGCCTCTCGAGACCCCCCGGCGTCTACGTGGGCACCGTCCCCACCGGCGGCTTGAGCAGCTTGGGCACCCGAGTGTCCCGCAGAGCCCTGGGCATCAGCAGCGTCTTCCTCCAGGGTCTGCGCAGCTCCTCTGCCGCCGTGCCCTTGGCCCCGGGGCTGGAGAAGGCCAGGGGTCTCTCCTACGAGAGCCTGAACATCTGCTTGGTGGAGTACATCGAGAAGGTGCGAGCTCTCGAGCAGGTCAACCAGGAGCTGGAAGAGCACATCAGAGTCTACCTGGACAAGAAAGCGGCCAGCGTGGGCAGCTGGGGAGCGCTGCGGGAGAACTGGGAGGCCATTTACCATCAG GTCTCATATCTATCACAAGAGCTTACAGGACCTCATCAGAGAAGAAAAACGACGCTCTGGGAGCTGAGGACGGCTCGCAGGGGGCACGAGCAACAAGTATTCCTTGGCTCACTGAAGAGGATGACCCTGAAGAGGACTGCTGATACGGAAAGTAGAATAGGAACTGCATAT GTGGGCGAAGCAGTCCTTGAAAATGCTCGTCTTATGCTGCACACCGAGAACATTCAAGCCTGTGCTGAAGATTTTAAAGACAG gtaTGAAAATGAGCAGCCATTCAGAAAGGCAGTGGAAGATGAAATTAATTCCCTATATAAAGTGATTGATGATGCTAATTTAACTAAAATGGATCTGGAGAGTCAGATAGAGAGCATGAAAGAAGAACTAACTTTGCTGTCAAAGAATCACGAAGAA GATGTGAAGGTGTTATACAAGCAACTTGCTGGATCTCAGCTGGAAGAACTTGATGTTCCCCTGGGAAGTGGCCTGGATGACATACTGGAAAAAATCAGAATCCACTGGGAGAGAGACATTGAAAAGAATCGTGCCGAGACAGGTACCCTGCTCCGTACCAAG CAACAGGCTGAAACGATTGCTGCCGTGCGGacccaggaggaagagctggTGGAGGGCCTCAGAACAGAGTTCCACGAAACTGCCTGCAAAATACAGAGCTTGCAAGCAGAAACCGAATCCTTGAGAACCTTG aagaggggtctggagaactcTTTATATGATGCCAAGCACTGGCATGACATTGAACTGCAGAACCTAGGCTCTGTCATTTCCAAGCTGGAGGCAGAAATGGGAGAAATCAAAGTAGAAAccgagcagcagcagcgggatcGTGAAAACCTGCTGACCAGCAAACAACAGCTGGAGAAAGACATTGCTGCATATCACTGCCTTCTGGATGGAGAACAAAGCAG ctgA